One window of Papaver somniferum cultivar HN1 chromosome 9, ASM357369v1, whole genome shotgun sequence genomic DNA carries:
- the LOC113310243 gene encoding subtilisin-like protease SBT5.3: MGEHSYPDSDSVISSNHELLASVAGSFGQAKEAITHHYHKSFRGFSAKLTPEQAQKLRETESVISVFESKTNQLHTTHSWDFLGVNNVPQNNAKVESKSDTIVGVIDTGIWPESESFNDNGLGPVPKRFKGECVAGDQFTVNNCNRKIIGARIYPKGYEAKYGPLESFNATFFRSPRDSDGHGTHTASTVAGSVVNNVSLFGIASGTARGGMPSARLAIYKTCWFVACTDADNLAAFDDAISDGVDIISISVGSRPDGFFDDPISIGSYHAFKKGILVSTSAGNSGFATTKTAPWLLTVAASSIDREFNSNVQLGNSKMLMGSSLNPLKMDKFHPVIFARDAAAAGVTEGEASLCFNGTLDRKLIKGKIVVCSGLGIENPDVVVREGGGVGMVLSIDSLFGLNEYSLQYVIPTTVLDRNEVQVLQNYVSRSKNPTAKISPTKTILNATRAPKMAFFSSIGPNTITPDIIKPDITAPGVRILAAWSPVSIESTAGRSVDYNIISGTSMSCPHASGIAAMVKSHHPSWSPAAIKSAIMTTANAMDNTKRAILQNPSDSPASPFNYGSGHVNPIAALDPGLVYDFGSKDLIDFLCSTRAYATQIQMLTGKKVACKSPPVPMYNLNYPSIGVANMNGSVTIVRTVTYYGHGPAVFDSKVELDSPTGVKVKATVKPKQLKFKEAGEKMIFSVSFVADKTNHGSLVFGSLTWSSGNKYKVRSPIGLNLASAIQVRGK, encoded by the exons ATGGGAGAACACTCATACCCAGATTCTGATTCGGTTATATCGTCAAACCATGAATTGCTTGCATCGGTTGCTGGAAG CTTCGGTCAAGCTAAAGAAGCAATAACTCACCATTATCATAAGAGCTTTCGAGGCTTTTCAGCCAAACTCACGCCAGAACAAGCACAAAAACTTCGCG AAACAGAATCAGTCATTTCAGTTTTTGAAAGTAAGACTAACCAGCTCCATACTACTCATTCTTGGGATTTCCTTGGCGTCAACAATGTTCCACAAAATAACGCAAAAGTTGAATCCAAATCAGACACGATCGTTGGAGTCATTGATACTG GAATTTGGCCTGAATCAGAGAGCTTCAATGATAACGGATTAGGGCCCGTACCGAAGAGATTCAAGGGAGAATGTGTTGCCGGAGATCAGTTTACAGTCAATAACTGCAACAG GAAGATAATCGGTGCAAGAATCTACCCAAAAGGATATGAAGCAAAATACGGACCACTAGAATCTTTCAATGCAACTTTCTTCCGATCTCCTCGTGATAGCGATGGTCATGGAACTCACACTGCATCAACAGTTGCTGGGTCAGTTGTGAATAACGTCAGTTTATTTGGTATTGCAAGTGGAACTGCTAGGGGAGGCATGCCGAGTGCTAGACTTGCCATATACAAAACGTGTTGGTTCGTTGCTTGTACAGACGCTGATAATCTAGCAGCCTTTGATGATGCCATCAGTGATGGAGTCGATATAATTTCTATCTCTGTAGGATCTAGACCAGATGGTTTCTTTGATGATCCCATCTCCATTGGATCTTATCATGCATTCAAGAAAGGTATTCTTGTTTCTACCTCAGCAGGAAATTCAGGTTTTGCTACAACAAAAACCGCTCCTTGGCTCCTAACTGTCGCTGCTAGCTCTATCGACCGAGAATTCAATTCCAACGTTCAGCTTGGAAATTCAAAGATGTTGATG GGATCCTCTCTAAACCCATTAAAAATGGATAAATTTCATCCGGTAATATTTGCAAGAGATGCAGCTGCTGCAGGTGTCACAGAGGGAGAAGCAAG CTTATGCTTCAACGGCACTCTAGATCGTAAGTTGATTAAGGGGAAGATAGTGGTTTGTAGTGGATTAGGTATTGAAAACCCCGACGTCGTTGTAAGAGAGGGTGGTGGTGTTGGAATGGTACTTTCTATCGACTCCTTATTTGGACTAAATGAGTACAGCTTGCAATACGTCATTCCGACTACTGTTCTTGACAGAAATGAAGTACAAGTTCTTCAAAATTACGTTAGCCGATCAAA GAACCCAACCGCCAAAATATCCCCAACAAAGACAATTCTCAACGCCACCCGTGCACCAAAAATGGCATTCTTTTCTTCAATCGGACCAAATACTATCACTCCCGACATCATCAAA CCTGACATTACAGCACCTGGTGTGAGGATATTGGCAGCATGGTCTCcggtaagtattgaatcgacagCAGGAAGATCCGTAGACTATAATATCATTTCAGGAACGTCCATGTCCTGCCCACATGCTTCTGGAATTGCTGCCATGGTAAAAAGTCACCACCCCTCGTGGAGTCCAGCAGCTATTAAATCTGCCATAATGACAACAG CAAATGCCATGGACAATACTAAGAGAGCCATATTGCAAAATCCATCTGATTCTCCAGCGTCACCATTCAACTACGGATCCGGGCATGTAAATCCCATAGCAGCACTAGATCCTGGCTTGGTATATGACTTCGGCTCCAAAGATCTAATTGACTTCTTATGCAGTACTCGTGCCTATGCTACGCAAATTCAAATGCTTACTGGAAAAAAAGTCGCTTGTAAAAGCCCACCAGTTCCCATGTATAATCTAAACTATCCTTCAATTGGTGTTGCCAATATGAACGGAAGTGTAACAATTGTACGAACTGTCACATACTACGGACATGGCCCAGCAGTTTTTGATTCCAAAGTCGAGTTAGATAGCCCTACAGGCGTGAAGGTGAAGGCCACAGTGAAACCAAAACAACTCAAGTTCAAAGAAGCTGGTGAAAAGATGATATTTAGTGTTAGTTTTGTGGCTGACAAGACTAATCATGGAAGTTTGGTGTTTGGATCCTTAACTTGGAGCTCTGGCAACAAATACAAAGTTAGAAGTCCCATCGGACTTAATTTGGCTTCAGCCATCCAAGTAAGAGGGAAGTAA